A window of Sutcliffiella cohnii contains these coding sequences:
- a CDS encoding precorrin-2 dehydrogenase/sirohydrochlorin ferrochelatase family protein, giving the protein MTTPLMIKLDAKKCVIFGGGKVATRKVKFLLEEGADLTIISENISEELQALIPRFHYVNISINNFDEILTYIPTNCFLAVVATNNRELNERIANKVSIHVPLINIVDNQYSSNFYFPAYIKQGHLKIAVSTSGASPKLAKTIKQHLQKEFGPEYKDYLEQLQTEREWALRNLHTETERKAHLQKITKFPLNKER; this is encoded by the coding sequence ATGACAACACCATTAATGATTAAATTGGATGCGAAAAAATGTGTTATTTTTGGTGGTGGAAAAGTTGCAACGAGAAAGGTGAAATTTTTGCTAGAGGAAGGGGCCGACCTCACCATTATTAGTGAAAACATTTCAGAAGAATTACAAGCACTTATCCCTCGTTTTCACTATGTAAATATATCGATAAATAATTTTGATGAAATACTCACATACATCCCAACTAACTGTTTCCTGGCCGTTGTCGCAACAAACAACCGAGAGTTAAATGAGAGAATTGCAAATAAAGTTAGTATTCATGTTCCTTTAATCAATATAGTAGACAATCAGTACAGCAGTAACTTCTACTTTCCTGCTTACATCAAACAAGGTCATCTTAAGATTGCTGTAAGTACATCCGGTGCAAGTCCAAAATTAGCAAAAACAATAAAACAGCATTTACAAAAGGAATTTGGACCTGAATATAAAGATTATTTGGAGCAGTTACAAACAGAACGTGAATGGGCACTTCGTAACTTACATACCGAAACAGAACGAAAAGCTCATTTACAAAAGATCACTAAATTCCCGTTAAACAAGGAGAGGTAA
- the nirB gene encoding nitrite reductase large subunit NirB — protein sequence MKQLLMIGNGMAGIRCIEEILKRNKDRFEITIIGDEPHPNYNRIMLSNVLQGKANMNEIIMNEWSWYRENGITLYTGEKAVQINKNKKYVTTDKQRTIYFDELIIATGSSAFILPIPGSELEGVIGFRTMKDTETMIEMAKTKSKAVVIGGGLLGLEAARGLIDQGMEVHVVHLLSTLMDQQLDAPAARLLKKDLEKQGMKFLMEKQTSEILGTEHVEGLKFSDGTTIECDLVVMAVGIRPNIALANEAGLEVNRAIIVDDVMRTSAPSIYAVGECAEHNGIAYGLVAPLYEQGVALADYLVGNPTEGYKGSLLSTQLKVSGCDLFSAGQILENDDTDAIVVHDTAAKVYKKVLVKENKIVGIVLYGDTSDGNRLFSMMKKGTDISEFTRASILQKAGEGDNASLVAEMPAEETVCGCNGVTKGNIVQAILEQGLTTYEDVKKCTKAGGSCGKCKPVVEDILAHTLGDSFDAAAQTTGMCECTSLSRDEVVEQIKEKGLQSPVEVRYVLEFSNPEGCSKCRPALNYYMRMLYPETYEDDKASRFVNERMEGNIQNNGTFSVIPRMYGGTTTADELIRMGEVAKKYEVPLVKVTGASRIGLYGVKKEDLPQVWQDLGMSSGYAYSKSLRNVKSCVGSRFCRFGTQDSLGLGIRLEQELEMVDTPHKMKMGVTGCPRNCAEVLTKDYGVVCVENGYQLYVGGNGGTEVRECDLLTTVRTEDEVVLFAKAYMQYYRETGVYGERTAPWVERLGVTHIRKVLLDETRRNELVEKFDQARATYEEAWSKMSKTDNKKIYEVTRK from the coding sequence ATGAAGCAGCTCTTAATGATAGGTAACGGCATGGCAGGAATTCGCTGTATCGAGGAAATATTAAAAAGAAATAAGGATCGGTTTGAAATAACGATTATAGGGGACGAGCCACATCCAAATTATAACCGTATTATGCTTTCCAATGTACTACAAGGAAAAGCAAACATGAATGAAATCATTATGAACGAATGGTCATGGTACCGTGAGAATGGGATTACACTGTATACGGGCGAAAAGGCAGTTCAAATTAATAAAAATAAAAAGTATGTTACTACTGATAAACAGCGGACAATTTATTTCGATGAGCTCATTATCGCAACTGGCTCTAGCGCTTTTATTTTACCAATTCCGGGAAGCGAGTTAGAGGGCGTTATTGGTTTCCGTACGATGAAAGATACAGAAACAATGATAGAAATGGCAAAAACGAAGTCTAAAGCCGTTGTCATTGGTGGAGGACTACTCGGTTTAGAAGCAGCACGCGGATTAATAGATCAAGGAATGGAAGTGCACGTTGTACACCTTTTATCAACATTAATGGATCAGCAATTAGACGCTCCAGCAGCAAGATTACTGAAAAAAGACCTTGAAAAACAAGGTATGAAGTTTTTAATGGAAAAGCAAACATCTGAAATTTTAGGAACAGAACATGTAGAAGGCTTAAAATTTAGCGATGGCACGACTATTGAATGTGACCTAGTCGTGATGGCGGTTGGTATTCGTCCGAATATAGCCCTAGCAAACGAAGCTGGGCTTGAAGTAAACCGTGCCATTATCGTTGATGATGTGATGAGAACTTCTGCTCCATCTATTTATGCAGTAGGAGAATGTGCGGAGCATAACGGAATTGCTTACGGTTTAGTAGCTCCTCTTTACGAGCAAGGTGTTGCACTAGCTGACTATTTAGTAGGTAATCCGACAGAAGGTTATAAAGGTAGCTTATTATCCACTCAATTAAAAGTTTCAGGTTGTGACTTATTCTCGGCAGGTCAAATACTTGAAAATGATGATACAGACGCGATTGTCGTACATGACACAGCGGCAAAAGTTTATAAGAAAGTACTCGTGAAAGAAAATAAAATTGTTGGAATCGTATTGTATGGAGACACGTCAGACGGGAATCGCTTATTCTCCATGATGAAAAAAGGGACTGACATTTCTGAGTTCACGAGAGCTTCAATCTTACAAAAAGCAGGTGAAGGAGATAATGCTAGTCTCGTAGCGGAAATGCCTGCGGAAGAAACTGTTTGTGGCTGTAACGGGGTTACGAAAGGAAACATCGTTCAAGCAATTTTAGAGCAAGGATTAACAACGTATGAAGATGTAAAAAAATGTACAAAAGCTGGAGGCTCTTGCGGTAAATGTAAACCAGTTGTAGAAGATATTTTAGCTCATACACTTGGTGATTCATTTGATGCAGCTGCACAAACAACGGGAATGTGTGAATGTACTTCGTTAAGCCGTGATGAAGTAGTAGAGCAAATAAAAGAAAAAGGTCTTCAATCTCCAGTAGAAGTACGCTATGTTCTAGAATTTTCAAACCCAGAAGGATGCTCCAAATGTCGTCCGGCTCTGAACTATTATATGCGTATGCTTTATCCTGAAACGTACGAAGATGACAAAGCATCTCGTTTCGTTAACGAACGTATGGAAGGAAACATCCAAAATAACGGGACATTCTCTGTTATTCCTCGTATGTACGGGGGAACAACAACGGCGGATGAGTTAATTCGTATGGGAGAAGTAGCGAAGAAATACGAAGTTCCATTAGTAAAGGTCACAGGTGCTAGCCGAATTGGACTATACGGTGTGAAAAAAGAAGATTTACCGCAAGTGTGGCAAGACTTAGGAATGAGTTCTGGTTATGCATACTCAAAATCATTACGTAACGTAAAATCTTGTGTAGGTTCAAGATTCTGCCGATTTGGTACACAAGATTCACTAGGTTTAGGAATTCGTTTAGAGCAAGAATTAGAAATGGTAGATACGCCACATAAAATGAAAATGGGTGTTACCGGTTGCCCACGTAACTGTGCAGAAGTGTTAACAAAAGATTATGGAGTCGTTTGTGTAGAAAACGGTTATCAGCTGTATGTAGGTGGAAATGGCGGTACCGAAGTGCGTGAATGTGATCTTCTAACAACAGTGAGAACAGAAGATGAAGTAGTCTTATTTGCGAAAGCGTATATGCAATATTACCGTGAAACTGGTGTGTATGGGGAGCGTACTGCACCGTGGGTGGAGCGTCTAGGTGTAACGCACATTAGAAAAGTGTTACTTGATGAGACTCGCCGAAATGAATTAGTGGAAAAATTTGACCAAGCTCGTGCTACGTATGAAGAGGCATGGAGCAAAATGAGTAAAACAGATAATAAAAAAATATATGAAGTGACGAGAAAATAA
- a CDS encoding ABC transporter permease translates to MKEKLSPFSKLFLIFIFLILYTPIFFLIFYSFNSGGTMYNFESFTLDWYRELFTDYRLLIIVLNTLVVALLSALIATIIGVLGALWIHSFRRRATRNMLMSFNNVLIVSPDVIIGASFLILFTVTGYKLGFYSVLLSHIAFSVPIVVLMVLPKLNEMSSSLVDAARDLGANSWDVLTKVILPYLTPGIMAGFFMALTFSLDDFAVTFFVTGNGFSTLSVEIYSLARRGVSLNINALSTLLFLFTIILVIVYYFIAQRSKSTVMGVRK, encoded by the coding sequence ATGAAAGAAAAGTTATCTCCCTTTTCCAAACTTTTTTTAATTTTTATTTTCCTTATACTTTATACACCGATATTTTTCTTAATTTTCTACTCGTTTAATAGCGGTGGCACGATGTATAACTTTGAAAGTTTCACACTAGATTGGTATCGTGAATTATTTACAGATTATCGATTGTTAATCATTGTTTTAAATACTCTAGTTGTTGCGTTACTATCTGCTCTCATAGCAACCATTATTGGCGTTTTAGGAGCGTTATGGATTCATTCATTTAGACGAAGAGCGACAAGAAATATGTTAATGTCGTTTAATAATGTTCTTATCGTCAGTCCAGACGTTATTATTGGGGCGTCATTTTTAATACTATTTACCGTTACTGGTTACAAGTTAGGTTTTTACTCTGTTCTTTTATCCCATATTGCATTTAGTGTGCCGATTGTCGTACTAATGGTTTTACCTAAGTTAAACGAAATGAGTTCTTCATTAGTAGACGCGGCACGTGATCTAGGTGCAAATAGTTGGGATGTTTTAACGAAAGTAATATTGCCGTATTTAACCCCTGGTATTATGGCTGGGTTCTTTATGGCGTTAACTTTTTCTTTAGATGATTTCGCCGTAACGTTTTTCGTAACAGGTAATGGATTTAGTACGTTATCGGTAGAAATTTATTCTTTGGCACGTCGCGGTGTTTCATTAAACATTAATGCGTTATCAACGTTGCTATTCCTATTTACTATTATTCTCGTTATTGTCTATTACTTCATTGCACAACGTTCTAAGTCTACGGTAATGGGGGTACGAAAATGA
- a CDS encoding ABC transporter substrate-binding protein has translation MKKLIQFFVLIVAVSALLLWSIAKLNDSQGYSSGNTLTIYNWGDYIDPDLISLFTEETGISVIYETFDSNEAMMTKIQQGGTSYDIAVPSEYMIEKMIEEDLLLPIEHDKIPNLSNIDERFIDLPFDPENKYSVPYFWGTVGIVYNTAMLPGIEITSWNDLWDPTFKNEILLTDGAREVIGMGLNSLGYSLNDTNREHLLEAKSKLDLLTPNIKAIVGDEIKMLIANEEAAIGLVWSGDAADMMWENDNLDYVVPIEGSNLWFDNMVIPKTAKNIEAAHMFINFILDAEIAAINTEWVSYSTPNKEALAFMPEDMTEDERFYPPEELTEKLEVYENIGKWNLAYYNELFLEFKMHRK, from the coding sequence ATGAAGAAACTTATTCAGTTTTTCGTTTTAATTGTTGCCGTATCCGCTCTTTTATTATGGAGTATTGCGAAATTAAATGACTCTCAAGGATACTCTAGCGGTAATACGCTAACGATCTACAATTGGGGCGATTACATCGATCCTGATTTAATTAGTTTATTTACGGAAGAAACTGGAATTAGTGTCATATACGAAACGTTTGACTCGAACGAAGCAATGATGACGAAAATTCAGCAAGGTGGTACATCGTATGATATTGCCGTACCTTCCGAATATATGATTGAAAAGATGATTGAAGAGGATCTTTTATTACCTATTGAACACGATAAAATACCAAATTTATCGAACATCGATGAAAGATTTATAGATTTACCTTTTGACCCAGAAAACAAATATTCTGTTCCTTACTTTTGGGGAACTGTAGGCATTGTGTATAACACTGCCATGCTACCAGGTATCGAAATTACAAGCTGGAATGACCTGTGGGATCCTACTTTTAAAAACGAGATACTTTTAACAGATGGTGCTCGGGAAGTCATTGGGATGGGATTAAATAGTCTAGGCTATTCATTAAATGATACGAATAGAGAACATCTTCTTGAAGCAAAAAGCAAACTAGACCTTTTGACTCCGAATATTAAAGCAATCGTTGGTGATGAAATAAAAATGCTCATCGCAAACGAAGAAGCCGCTATTGGGCTCGTTTGGTCCGGCGATGCGGCGGATATGATGTGGGAAAATGATAACTTAGACTATGTTGTACCTATTGAAGGTTCAAATCTTTGGTTTGATAATATGGTTATCCCAAAAACAGCGAAAAATATCGAGGCTGCTCACATGTTTATTAACTTTATTTTAGATGCTGAAATTGCAGCGATAAATACGGAATGGGTAAGTTATTCTACTCCGAACAAAGAGGCTCTAGCTTTTATGCCGGAAGATATGACGGAAGATGAGCGTTTTTATCCACCTGAAGAGTTAACAGAAAAACTTGAGGTGTATGAAAATATCGGGAAGTGGAATTTAGCTTATTATAACGAACTGTTTTTAGAGTTTAAAATGCATCGGAAATAG
- a CDS encoding sirohydrochlorin chelatase: protein MKKDYGVLVIAHGTKNNQAKILIENTVQAVQTPFPKTIAYLEFDKEQTISSGISLLENIGVNKIIIIPLFVSSGSTHLNEIKYMLGLDHSTNHPEIQQISINTPILWCSPMDDDPILFKLIFEQINMLSSNSSEENLLLIAHGSEQAYNNHIWKQLLEKLKQKIEHHYSFSAISYATLHPDNVTFVAKRLLRNGKKLIAIPLVISQGYLTEKKIPSKLDGLDVMWNGQTLIPHPLMTSWLEAKISERIVQEEER from the coding sequence GTGAAGAAAGACTATGGAGTATTAGTTATTGCACATGGTACGAAAAATAACCAAGCTAAAATACTGATAGAAAATACTGTTCAAGCTGTTCAAACACCTTTTCCAAAAACGATAGCGTACTTAGAATTTGATAAAGAACAAACTATCTCGAGTGGTATAAGCTTATTAGAAAATATAGGCGTAAACAAAATTATTATCATTCCTTTATTTGTTTCATCAGGAAGTACTCACCTTAATGAAATAAAATATATGCTTGGATTAGATCATTCAACGAACCATCCTGAAATTCAACAAATATCTATAAACACTCCTATTTTATGGTGTAGTCCTATGGATGATGACCCAATTTTGTTCAAATTAATTTTTGAGCAAATAAATATGTTATCCAGCAATTCAAGTGAAGAAAATCTATTACTTATCGCCCATGGAAGTGAACAGGCTTATAATAATCATATTTGGAAACAGCTTTTAGAGAAATTAAAACAAAAAATCGAACATCACTACTCTTTTTCTGCCATTAGCTATGCAACTCTACACCCTGATAATGTTACATTCGTTGCAAAGAGATTATTACGAAATGGAAAAAAACTAATAGCTATCCCGCTCGTTATTAGCCAAGGCTACTTAACAGAAAAAAAGATACCATCTAAGTTAGATGGGTTAGACGTAATGTGGAATGGTCAAACGTTAATCCCTCATCCTCTTATGACTTCATGGCTTGAAGCTAAAATTTCTGAGAGAATTGTTCAGGAGGAAGAAAGATGA
- a CDS encoding ABC transporter permease: MNRSNSRQWYTIPYMLWMIFFVIAPILLVVYYSFLDLDGQFSLANYQKFFTPVYIQMAFSSFWYAFLITLISFIVAYPTALLLTRTKHKHLWLLLIIVPSWINLLLKAYAFLGIFGTYGMTNHFLEIIGIGSQQILFTDFSFIFVSVYIFIPFMILPIFNSLDQLNPTLVDAAKDLGASKWTTFSRVIFPLTLEGVKAGCQVVFIPALSLFMLTRLIAGNRVITLGTAIEQHFLVTQDWGMGSTIAVFLILIMFGIMALTSNRKRSV; the protein is encoded by the coding sequence ATGAACCGTAGTAATTCACGCCAATGGTATACAATTCCTTACATGTTATGGATGATTTTCTTTGTCATTGCGCCGATTCTGTTAGTTGTTTACTATTCATTTTTAGATTTGGATGGGCAGTTTTCACTAGCAAACTATCAAAAGTTTTTCACTCCTGTATACATACAAATGGCATTTAGCTCATTTTGGTATGCGTTTTTAATTACACTGATTTCATTCATTGTCGCTTATCCTACCGCTTTACTTTTAACAAGGACAAAGCATAAACATTTATGGTTATTACTTATCATCGTTCCTTCATGGATTAACTTACTTTTAAAGGCATATGCATTTTTAGGTATTTTTGGTACGTACGGGATGACGAATCACTTTTTAGAGATAATTGGCATCGGTAGTCAACAAATTCTCTTTACAGATTTCAGCTTTATTTTCGTATCTGTTTATATTTTTATTCCATTTATGATATTACCGATCTTCAACTCTTTAGATCAATTAAACCCTACACTTGTAGATGCGGCCAAAGACTTGGGAGCGTCGAAATGGACAACCTTTTCTAGAGTTATTTTCCCGTTAACACTTGAAGGAGTAAAAGCAGGCTGTCAAGTTGTATTCATTCCTGCCCTATCTCTATTTATGTTAACGAGATTAATAGCTGGAAATCGAGTAATTACGCTCGGTACAGCGATCGAGCAACATTTCCTTGTGACACAAGATTGGGGAATGGGATCAACCATTGCTGTTTTCTTAATATTGATCATGTTCGGAATCATGGCACTCACTAGTAATCGAAAGAGGAGTGTGTAG
- the nirD gene encoding nitrite reductase small subunit NirD, protein MIATKIKVIDLKDLPKLIGKEVEINGVSIALFHLSNGDVRAIGSRCPHTNGPLAEGIVSGEYVYCPLKDWRVSLITGEVQPPDEGKVEVYETEVINGEVYITF, encoded by the coding sequence ATGATTGCTACAAAAATAAAAGTAATAGATTTGAAGGATCTTCCAAAACTTATTGGAAAAGAAGTAGAAATAAACGGTGTATCCATCGCACTCTTTCATTTAAGTAATGGAGATGTACGAGCGATAGGAAGTCGTTGTCCACATACGAACGGACCGTTAGCGGAAGGAATCGTTTCAGGAGAATATGTTTATTGTCCATTAAAGGATTGGAGAGTATCGCTCATCACTGGGGAAGTACAACCTCCAGATGAGGGGAAAGTAGAAGTTTACGAGACAGAAGTAATAAATGGGGAAGTGTACATCACTTTCTAG
- a CDS encoding ATP-binding protein: MLNEYLAKVRHRCIENKLDPKLIPSFTKISWNELNRIRDEYKERLAVIQTFMERFIYRNSGIPVLVTVTDADGNFIDYLGDKSLEETVVHQVGLQMGVQFKEELVGISSIRAAIDLEIPVQLIGTDHYHEFLHQSACYSVPLHVNEKLIGTISIMTFLNNAHPMILTSLETVVDFIERELELLDRNRYLDEMNEMILKQANTGYIVIDKDGKVVKVNPKAQAMIQSIKEEETLIQDLAPFNELYVLFSRGEAIRGNKVVLTNEEENLTCLVDYFPFPQGTLIQIHDISEYQKTECYIQNAEKLSIVGQLAAGVAHEIKNPLTTIKGFMQFIQEDQLDSRYLSVILKEIERINEITNEFLVLARPTERAKEWYDVKTLLQEMDVLLSSFTIQKNIEIVQDYMEIPRIYCDGNQLKQVFINIVMNSVEALEPNGNIHISVQKNSNNFILIRFVDNGCGFPKQILESVGKPFITTKENGNGLGIMICKRIVETIHSGTLNLYNNEQGGAVVEVLLPIGKD; this comes from the coding sequence CTTCTTTTACGAAAATATCATGGAATGAACTTAATAGAATAAGAGATGAATATAAAGAACGGTTGGCAGTTATCCAAACGTTTATGGAAAGATTTATTTATAGAAATAGTGGTATCCCGGTATTAGTTACAGTGACTGATGCCGATGGGAATTTTATTGACTACTTGGGGGATAAAAGCTTAGAAGAAACAGTTGTTCACCAAGTTGGTTTACAAATGGGAGTACAGTTTAAAGAAGAGCTAGTAGGAATTAGTTCTATTAGAGCGGCAATTGACTTAGAAATCCCAGTTCAATTGATTGGAACGGACCATTATCATGAATTTCTTCATCAATCGGCTTGTTATAGTGTTCCGTTACATGTGAATGAAAAACTAATAGGCACGATATCTATCATGACTTTTTTAAATAATGCACATCCTATGATTCTAACATCTTTAGAAACAGTAGTAGATTTTATTGAACGTGAATTAGAACTATTGGATAGAAATCGTTATTTAGATGAAATGAATGAAATGATACTAAAGCAAGCTAATACGGGTTACATCGTCATTGATAAAGATGGGAAGGTTGTAAAAGTAAATCCGAAAGCGCAAGCGATGATTCAGAGTATTAAAGAAGAGGAAACTCTTATTCAAGACTTAGCGCCGTTTAATGAACTATATGTATTATTCAGTCGGGGAGAAGCTATCCGGGGAAATAAAGTGGTCTTAACAAATGAGGAAGAAAACCTTACTTGTTTAGTAGATTATTTTCCATTCCCACAAGGAACCTTGATCCAAATCCATGATATATCAGAGTACCAAAAGACAGAATGTTATATCCAAAATGCAGAAAAGTTATCTATCGTTGGACAGTTAGCAGCAGGTGTTGCACATGAAATAAAAAATCCGCTAACGACCATAAAAGGGTTTATGCAGTTTATACAAGAAGACCAATTAGATAGTCGATACTTGTCTGTTATCCTTAAAGAGATTGAGAGAATAAATGAGATTACAAACGAATTTTTAGTACTCGCAAGACCTACTGAACGTGCTAAAGAGTGGTATGATGTAAAAACTCTATTACAAGAAATGGATGTCTTATTATCGAGTTTTACTATTCAGAAAAATATTGAAATAGTTCAAGATTATATGGAGATACCACGTATATACTGCGATGGCAATCAATTAAAGCAAGTTTTCATTAATATCGTCATGAATAGTGTTGAAGCACTGGAACCTAATGGGAATATTCACATCTCTGTACAAAAGAATTCGAATAATTTCATTTTAATTCGTTTTGTAGATAATGGTTGTGGTTTTCCAAAGCAAATATTAGAAAGTGTGGGAAAGCCTTTTATTACAACGAAAGAAAATGGGAATGGTTTAGGAATTATGATTTGTAAAAGAATTGTCGAAACCATTCATAGTGGGACATTAAACCTTTATAATAATGAGCAAGGTGGAGCAGTAGTAGAAGTGCTTTTACCTATTGGAAAAGATTGA
- the cobA gene encoding uroporphyrinogen-III C-methyltransferase: MNGFVSFVGAGPGDIGLITEKGIRCIEKADVILYDRLVNPRLLRYANGNCEFIYCGKLPNRHVMRQEMINVALVEYALKGLRVVRLKGGDPSVFGRVGEEAEAVKEANINYEIVPGVTSSIAAASYAGFPVTHREYSTSFTVRTGHYCNNNANYNREKDEHGDTIAYYMGVKNLPHHCEHLIKEGLSPETKVAVIEWATTGKQRTVVGTLSTITNIVKDKNIQNPAMTLIGDVVSLREKLSWFEEKSLFGKRILIAKATSEDSELEQYLLGLGSEAYAFPTLKKEIVPLSVDDIEKVLKTEKLLITVPESVDILIDSLFGYGYDVRDLPRMIGCLTEKTLRALQSSGIRGTLVTELEEGMVVIGSQYGKQSPHHPVSIVTHRLVRDERFTEVETRLIEEDHWETIIFPNRASVHTFIKEAKVLGLPLETLKFAYIGKSVKAYAEQHGFTEVDNEVQEELNKWLNNNRKLLSLKEKQKEYNPRVLQLSK, from the coding sequence ATGAATGGATTTGTATCGTTTGTTGGAGCAGGACCTGGTGATATCGGATTAATTACAGAAAAAGGAATACGTTGTATTGAAAAAGCTGACGTCATTTTATACGATCGATTAGTTAATCCTAGGTTGTTACGTTACGCAAATGGTAATTGTGAATTTATCTATTGCGGCAAGCTACCTAATCGTCACGTCATGCGTCAAGAAATGATTAACGTCGCGTTAGTAGAATATGCTCTAAAAGGATTACGAGTTGTTAGACTAAAAGGTGGCGATCCATCCGTTTTTGGCCGAGTAGGAGAAGAGGCTGAAGCTGTTAAAGAAGCGAATATTAACTACGAGATTGTACCTGGTGTAACTTCTAGTATCGCTGCTGCTAGCTATGCAGGTTTTCCTGTAACGCATCGTGAATATAGTACGAGCTTCACAGTGCGAACTGGACACTATTGTAATAATAACGCGAACTACAATCGTGAAAAAGATGAGCACGGGGACACGATTGCCTACTATATGGGAGTGAAAAATTTACCACATCATTGTGAACATTTAATCAAGGAAGGTTTGTCTCCTGAAACGAAAGTAGCTGTCATTGAGTGGGCAACTACTGGAAAACAACGTACAGTGGTCGGTACATTAAGTACCATTACAAATATAGTAAAAGACAAAAACATTCAAAACCCTGCCATGACGTTAATTGGTGATGTCGTTTCTTTAAGAGAAAAGCTATCCTGGTTTGAAGAGAAGTCACTTTTCGGAAAACGTATTTTAATAGCAAAAGCAACAAGTGAAGATAGTGAACTAGAACAATATTTATTAGGGTTAGGATCAGAAGCATATGCATTCCCGACTTTGAAGAAAGAAATAGTACCTCTATCAGTAGATGATATAGAAAAAGTATTAAAGACCGAAAAATTACTCATAACTGTGCCGGAAAGTGTTGATATTTTAATAGATTCATTATTCGGATACGGGTATGATGTCCGAGATTTGCCAAGAATGATTGGTTGTTTAACAGAAAAAACGTTACGTGCGCTTCAATCAAGTGGAATAAGGGGAACGTTAGTAACGGAATTAGAAGAAGGAATGGTTGTAATAGGTTCTCAATATGGGAAACAGTCACCACACCATCCAGTATCGATAGTAACTCATCGTCTCGTTCGTGACGAACGTTTTACAGAAGTTGAAACGAGATTAATAGAAGAAGATCATTGGGAAACGATTATATTCCCTAATCGAGCCTCCGTTCATACTTTTATAAAAGAAGCAAAAGTATTAGGTTTACCATTAGAGACACTAAAATTTGCTTACATTGGTAAATCAGTAAAAGCATACGCGGAACAACATGGATTTACCGAAGTTGATAACGAAGTCCAAGAAGAACTAAATAAATGGTTGAACAATAATCGAAAACTATTATCTTTAAAAGAAAAACAAAAGGAATATAATCCAAGAGTTCTCCAATTAAGTAAATAA